In Rattus norvegicus strain BN/NHsdMcwi chromosome 1, GRCr8, whole genome shotgun sequence, a genomic segment contains:
- the LOC134485020 gene encoding sperm motility kinase Y-like → MIDKNKKVKVIDFGLSTQFQPGKMLNHHCGTYSFGSPELLLGHRYDGPKNDMWIIGVVLYCMVAGKLPFDSVIIQELQRQVVAGVYPAPCGVSKELEDLLSKLLRVNPNFRPTARKAMKHPWFKEHWNGLIGPYEELLPLTPDPAILDAMKSIGFQASVVKHSLKQRKYNEEMATYFFLQKQALQADGCTAQAQQVSPVAAPFPSLDPAAAFRLEPKRSGSLPVLGTLRVSSSHGHVSHYGQNAHPKRGKRSTVAGRLRPLPMTPTQDHYHKCAVSVPCIQTTSIFSEKSSNKEIKEDNPLSHRAPFEDKPIPSRVQHRGFKGWTRNIANALIKLCCCMPRRKKPRLGQNRISPQK, encoded by the coding sequence atgattgataaaaacaaaaaggtcaaagtcatcgactttgggcttagcacccaatttcaacctggaaaaatgctaaaccaccactgcggcacgtactcctttggttcccctgaactcctccttggccatcggtatgacgggccgaagaatgatatgtggattataggagtggtcttgtactgtatggtagcgggaaagctcccatttgattcagtgatcatccaagaactgcaaagacaagtagtggcaggggtatatcctgctccctgtggggtttcaaaagaactggaggacctccttagtaaattactgagggtaaatcccaactttagaccaacagcaagaaaggcgatgaaacacccttggttcaaagaacactggaacggattgataggtccctatgaagaactgcttcccctcacaccagacccggccattttggatgccatgaaaagcattggattccaagcctctgtagtaaaacactctttaaaacaaagaaaatataatgaggaaatggcaacttatttctttctacaaaagcaggctctccaggcggatggctgcacagcccaggcacagcaagtgagtcccgttgcagccccattccctagccttgatcctgctgctgcttttagattagaaccaaagaggagtggaagcctgccagtccttggcaccttgcgggtgtcatcctcccatggtcacgtatctcactatggccagaatgctcatccaaaacgaggcaaaagatccactgtggctggtcgtctcaggcctcTACCGATGACACCAACACaagaccactatcacaaatgtgccgtgagtgtcccatgcattcaaacaacaagcatcttcagtgagaagagtagcaataaggaaatcaaagaagacaacccactctcccacagagccccatttgaggataagcccatccccagcagggtccagcacagaggttttaaggggtggaccaggaatatagcaaatgccctgataaagctgtgttgctgcatgccaaggagaaagaaacctcgcctggggcagaacagaatctccccccagaaatga